The genomic window GAGTATATCCAGCGATTGTATATACTATATCTGCTGCTCCATCTTTTGCTTGACCATAAAGTTCATTTGGTTTTCCACCCATACTCATAGATGGGAAAATCTCAATTTTAAGTCTTCCTTTAGACATCTCTTCAACTTTTTTAGCCCAAGGTTCTATCAATTCCACATGTGGAGGTGCTTTTGAACTTAAAAAATGATGTAATGTCAAAGTTATAGGTTTAGCAGAATCTTCTTTTGCCCATAATGAGCCAACTAATAACATAGAACTTGCTAATAAAATAGCACCTTTTTGTATTAAAATTTTCATAACTTTCCCTTTAAATTTAATTTATTATTTATATTTATAAAATAAAACTATCTTTGAATATCTTTATTATAAGCACCTAAACCTGGTTTATAAGTTTTTTCAAAAATGAATTGTTTGATTCCTTCTTTTCTTCCTGTATTATCAAAGAAATTTGCAGCTTCTTGAGCTTTTACTAAATACTCTTCAGCATTTGCATAAGTCATTTCTGATACTTTTCTAACTGCATCTTTTGTAGCTTTTAGGGCAACTGGATTTTTTTGGATTAATACATTACAAACTTCAGTAACTCTTTCTTTTAATTTTGATGCTTCTACAGATTCATTTACTAATCCCCACTCAGCAGCTTTTTTACCACTTACATTTTCACCCATCATTGCATGGTACATTGCATTTCTAAAACTTAATAATTCAACAGCAATTTTTGTAGCTCCTCCACCTGGTAAAATTCCCCAGTTAATTTCACTTAAACCAAATTGTGCATCATCAGAAGCAAAAGCTAAATCACAAGCGAATAATGGACCATAAGCTCCACCAAAGCACCAACCATTTACCATAGCGATTGTAGGTTTATTAAAATCTCTCAATCTTTTCCACCAACCATAAGATTCTCTTTGGGCTTTTCTTGTTCCTGCTAAACCATCTTTTTCAGTTTCAACAAAATACTCTTTTAAATCCATTCCTGCACTAAAAGCTGTTCCCTCACCTGTTAAAACAAAAACACCTACTTCATCGTTGTACTCTAATTCATCAAGAATTTCCATCATTCTTCTGTTTAGAGTTGGACTCATGCAATTTCTTTTTTCTGGTCTGTTAAATTTAACCCACGCTATTTTATTTTCGATTGTATATTCAACTACATTTGTTTCATTTGCCATTTTATTTCCTTTTATTTTTAAATTAATTTTTATGATTCTTTTGAATCTTTATTTTTATTTACTTTGCCAATCATGGGCAAATACCTGAGGTTTAATATCTTTAATTAGAGAACTATTTCCATTTAAAGCATCATCACCAACTTTTATTAAATGTCTTCGTAAAGTTTCAGTTGAAGATAATCCTTTTAATATTTGGATTCCTTCAATTTCAAGCTTCATAATCTCAGATTGAAGCGCTGCAATAGCTTGTTGAGACTCATCTTGTTTTGAAGCATGAGTACAAAGAGCTAACATTGCAACTAATAGCTCTATTTTTTTACCCAATCTTTGAATTGGAACCTGTGCATGTGTTTGTTCTAATTGATAGTACAAACTAATACCAAGGTAAAGCCATTTACATTTTCTTAAATTTCTCTCAGCATAATAAACATATTTTTTTAAATCAGCAGGAACTTCTACATAACGAGTTTTCATCCATAAAGGAACAAATCGTCCCACAATATGAGGTATTTCACATATTGCATTTTTAAGAATCCATCCAATTAATTTATATAAACCTGGTTTTAAAATTAATTTTCCTGTTGCAGTTAAACAACGCATTGGATGTTTAATAAATGTTTTTAAATCAATTTTTAAAATTCGATTTTCTTTTGAAACAGCTTCACCATTTACCATATTTGCTTCTTGAAGAACACTTAACATACTAACCATGTATGATGAAGTAAATTTAGAAGTAATATCTTTTATCATTCCCATTAATATCAAATCATTTTCACCCTCAACTATTCCAAATACATGCATATTTACCCTAGCTTCTGTGATTCTTGATTCTTTATCAAAACTTCGTCCACCAATTACTCTTTCACAAGCTATTAATGAATTTAATGCAGCACTAGCAGCATAAGATTTTGAAATATCCCTAAGTCCTGCTAAATCTACACCTTGCGAATCTTGGCTTAATGAAAGATGCGAAAGAGCTTGAGAAGCTAATGCTCCTCCTAATATTTTTCCAATTCCAAGTCTTGGTAACTCATGTTTAATAATATGGCCACCAACACCTAGTCTTTGTTTTGCATAATTAATAGAATCAACTGCCATCATTTTTTGATAACCAGCACACATAGCAGTTAACATACATCTTCCCATTCTTAAGCAATAAAATAAAACTTCTACACCATCTGCTTTTATCTCATTTTCAGCAGGAATTGGGAAATTTATAAACTCTATTCTGCTGTTATATATTGATTTAAATGCATCAGAATTTCCCTCTGTGATTTTAAATTGGTATTCATCATTATTTACATCTTCTTTTGGAAGTTCAATAATAAATAAACCTATTTTTTTACCACCTTTTCCAATTCTTGCTGCAATTGCCATTAATCCATTATGAATTGCACTTGTAATATAAAGTTTATTTGCAGCACCTTGAGCAAATAATCTAAAACAATTATTAGATTCATCTTTCTCAACATAAGCTTCAATTTTTTTAGCATTTACTCCAACACCTACTTCTGTTAATGCAAAAGATGTAATTCTTCCTTGTGCAATCATTGGTAAAAAAGTAGATTTTTGTTTATCATCACCATAACCAAGAAGTGAGCTTGAACCAATTGTTAATTGTCCTGATAACTCAACAGCTAATGCACCTAAGCCATTTGATGCTAAAGACTCTTCTAAAATTGCTAACTGATTATAGTTTAATCCCAATCCTCCAAATTCAGCTGGAACTGTAAATCCATACGCTGTATTTGTAGAAACTTCTTTTCTTAATTTTGAAGATAATTTTTTATCACTTGTAAATGCTTGACCACTTTCAAGTAAAGATAAAGCAGTATCTAAAATCTTGTCTGCTTCATTAGTTTTTGCTGCATTCATAGCATTTACGCCAGATGTTAGCTCAGAAAGTTCTGGTTGTGGTCCGTAAATTAAACGCTCAACTAAACTAGAATTTGTAAGATTTAATTTTTTAGAAGCACCTGACATTGCTTCATCTAAAGCACCAACATCTTGTGCTTGTAAATGATCACCAGCAGCAGCTAATGCTTCTGTTGCAGCTGATTTTCCATTTGTTCCCATAAATTTTCCTTTCTTTTCTTAACTCTTCTTATTTGTTATTTTAGAAGTCTAACAGAAGAAAACTTAAAAGTATCTTACTGGTATAATACTTTTAAGATATAAATATCTTACTTTTTAAATACAAGTATTATATTAAAGAAATTTTAATATTAGAAATGCTATTCTGTTGCTATGAATAAACAAGAACTAGAAACAAAAATACAAA from Arcobacter venerupis includes these protein-coding regions:
- a CDS encoding acyl-CoA dehydrogenase family protein — its product is MGTNGKSAATEALAAAGDHLQAQDVGALDEAMSGASKKLNLTNSSLVERLIYGPQPELSELTSGVNAMNAAKTNEADKILDTALSLLESGQAFTSDKKLSSKLRKEVSTNTAYGFTVPAEFGGLGLNYNQLAILEESLASNGLGALAVELSGQLTIGSSSLLGYGDDKQKSTFLPMIAQGRITSFALTEVGVGVNAKKIEAYVEKDESNNCFRLFAQGAANKLYITSAIHNGLMAIAARIGKGGKKIGLFIIELPKEDVNNDEYQFKITEGNSDAFKSIYNSRIEFINFPIPAENEIKADGVEVLFYCLRMGRCMLTAMCAGYQKMMAVDSINYAKQRLGVGGHIIKHELPRLGIGKILGGALASQALSHLSLSQDSQGVDLAGLRDISKSYAASAALNSLIACERVIGGRSFDKESRITEARVNMHVFGIVEGENDLILMGMIKDITSKFTSSYMVSMLSVLQEANMVNGEAVSKENRILKIDLKTFIKHPMRCLTATGKLILKPGLYKLIGWILKNAICEIPHIVGRFVPLWMKTRYVEVPADLKKYVYYAERNLRKCKWLYLGISLYYQLEQTHAQVPIQRLGKKIELLVAMLALCTHASKQDESQQAIAALQSEIMKLEIEGIQILKGLSSTETLRRHLIKVGDDALNGNSSLIKDIKPQVFAHDWQSK
- a CDS encoding p-hydroxycinnamoyl CoA hydratase/lyase encodes the protein MANETNVVEYTIENKIAWVKFNRPEKRNCMSPTLNRRMMEILDELEYNDEVGVFVLTGEGTAFSAGMDLKEYFVETEKDGLAGTRKAQRESYGWWKRLRDFNKPTIAMVNGWCFGGAYGPLFACDLAFASDDAQFGLSEINWGILPGGGATKIAVELLSFRNAMYHAMMGENVSGKKAAEWGLVNESVEASKLKERVTEVCNVLIQKNPVALKATKDAVRKVSEMTYANAEEYLVKAQEAANFFDNTGRKEGIKQFIFEKTYKPGLGAYNKDIQR